The following proteins are encoded in a genomic region of Canis lupus baileyi chromosome 30, mCanLup2.hap1, whole genome shotgun sequence:
- the LOC140621388 gene encoding uncharacterized protein, with product MAASTLSVCSSDLSYGGRVCLPGSGDSCPDPSWQVDDCPESYCEPPCCAPASCLTLLCTPASCGSSPCPPACPGSCQPSCGSCSPCQEGCGVSVCCKPVCCTPVCCKPVCCEASPCSASPCCQQSSCQPSCCSSSPCQEDSCVSVCCKPVCCTPVCCKPVCCTPVCCKPVCYTPVCYKPVCCEASPCSASPCCQQSSCQPSCCSSSPCQEDSCVSVCCKPVCCTPVCCKPVCCTPVCCKPVCCQASLCCQASPCRPSSCVSLLCRPVCRPACCASPSLCQPICRPQASSVSLLCRPVCSRGACFSLCLSLSLSPCLSHE from the exons ATGGCCGCCTCCACCCTGTCCGTCTGCTCCAGCGACCTGAGCTACGGTGGCCGCGTCTGCCTGCCCGGCTCCGGCGACTCCTGCCCCGACCCCTCCTGGCAGGTGGACGACTGTCCCGAGAGCTACTGCGAGCCCCCCTGCTGCGCCCCGGCCTCCTGCCTGACCCTCCTCTGCACCCCTGCGAGCTGCGGGTCCAGCCCCTGTCCACCAGCCTGCCCCGGCTCCTGCCAGCCCTCGTGCGGcagctgctccccctgccagGAGGGCTGCGGTGTGTctgtctgctgcaagcccgtGTGCTGCACCCCGGTCTGCTGCAAGCCCGTCTGCTGTGAAGCATCCCCTTGCTCAGCCTCCCCCTGCTGCCAGCAGTCTAGCTGCCAGCCCTCCTGCTgcagctcctccccctgccaggaagacagctgtgtgtctgtctgttgCAAGCCCGTCTGCTGCACCCctgtctgctgcaagcccgtCTGCTGCACCCCTGTCTGCTGTAAGCCCGTGTGTTACACCCCTGTCTGCTACAAGCCCGTCTGCTGTGAAGCATCCCCTTGCTCAGCCTCCCCCTGCTGCCAGCAGTCTAGCTGCCAGCCCTCCTGCTgcagctcctccccctgccaggaagacagctgtgtgtctgtctgctgcAAGCCAGTTTGTTGTACCCctgtctgctgcaagcccgtCTGCTGCACCCCTGTCTGCTGCAAACCCGTCTGCTGCCAGGCCTCCCTCTGCTGCCAGGCCAGCCCCTGCAGACCCTCTTCCTGCGTGTCCCTCCTCTGCCGCCCCGTGTGCAGACCTGCCTGCTGTGCATCCCCCTCCCTATGCCAGCCCATCTGCCGCCCCCAGGCCTCCAGCGTGTCCCTGCTGTGCCGTCCCGTGTGCTCCCG tggagcctgtttctccctctgcctctctctctctctctctccttgtctctctcatgaataa